ATGAGCTACAAGTGTTCCCGCTGTAAGCGCGACGTGGAACTGGACGAGTACGGCGGCGTCCGCTGTCCGTACTGCGGCCACCGCGTCCTGTTGAAAGAGCGCAGCCGCGACGTGAAGGAAGTCGACGTCAACTAGCGTGGCTCGCGCCCACGA
This Halorientalis sp. IM1011 DNA region includes the following protein-coding sequences:
- a CDS encoding DNA-directed RNA polymerase subunit P: MSYKCSRCKRDVELDEYGGVRCPYCGHRVLLKERSRDVKEVDVN